From the Nerophis ophidion isolate RoL-2023_Sa linkage group LG18, RoL_Noph_v1.0, whole genome shotgun sequence genome, one window contains:
- the zgc:162608 gene encoding uncharacterized protein zgc:162608, whose translation MAAVDYGLALTTRSRVGSLSDKKDLYKSGSIGRSLYRPPKLRKTNMHLGKVLITVFTLALTAVSASPPHREGRDATWTDSMANQAHHKSKLAKDEDQVYKSHIDDSGLYNRGEDDLYKNPVSEEMQRKIYMESERLRARLRQELAELRERLDLSPSHRGATLSAVRQRLSPITQQLLDSLSSSAHRLCDRLRLHLRHQEDPRDFQWMTQTLQRGTSELAAILDDLAAQTSQVTERLGETGEAMNREILQDFASRLGREVSALKVEVQKALETLKAELARDDADAALERFCQSAARQLDFQARMERMFTGMEEETSPSLSGQSEGSLQEDFSVKLSALIQDILHSVQ comes from the exons GCAGCCGTGTGGGCAGCCTCTCTGATAAGAAGGACCTATATAAGTCAGGCAGCATTGGGAGGTCACTCTACAGACCCCCGAAGCTCAG AAAAACAAACATGCATTTAGGAAAAGTGCTCATCACCGTTTTCACCTTGGCGTTAACAGCAGTCTCAG CTTCCCCGCCTCATCGTGAGGGCAGAGACGCCACCTGGACCGACTCCATGGCCAATCAGGCTCATCACAAGTCCAAACTGGCAAAGGATGAGGA CCAGGTCTACAAGAGCCACATAGACGACAGCGGCCTGTACAACCGCGGCGAGGATGACCTCTACAAGAACCCGGTTTCGGAAGAGATGCAGCGCAAAATCTACATGGAGTCGGAGCGCCTGCGTGCGCGTCTGCGTCAGGAGCTGGCCGAGCTGAGGGAGAGGCTGGATCTCTCGCCGTCCCACCGCGGCGCCACCTTGTCCGCCGTGAGGCAGCGCTTGTCCCCCATCACCCAGCAGCTCCTGGACTCTCTGAGCAGCAGCGCCCACCGCCTGTGCGACCGGCTCCGTCTTCACCTCCGCCACCAGGAAGACCCCCGAGACTTCCAATGGATGACGCAAACCCTGCAGCGGGGCACCTCCGAGCTGGCGGCCATCTTGGATGACCTCGCCGCTCAAACCTCCCAGGTGACGGAGCGCCTGGGGGAGACGGGCGAAGCGATGAACAGGGAAATCCTGCAAGACTTCGCCTCGAGGCTGGGACGGGAAGTGAGTGCCCTGAAGGTGGAGGTTCAGAAAGCGCTGGAGACTCTCAAAGCGGAGCTGGCGAGGGATGACGCCGACGCCGCCTTGGAGCGCTTCTGCCAAAGCGCGGCGCGGCAACTTGACTTCCAGGCCCGGATGGAGAGGATGTTCACGGGAATGGAGGAGGAGACCAGTCCTTCGCTGTCTGGACAGTCTGAGGGCTCATTGCAGGAGGACTTCTCAGTCAAACTGTCGGCTCTCATCCAGGACATTCTGCACTCTGTGCAGTGA